The following proteins are encoded in a genomic region of Nonomuraea muscovyensis:
- a CDS encoding winged helix-turn-helix transcriptional regulator: MTTRTTAQQREQARIAYDAYLATCPARQLLDRISDKWVSLLLTALADGPQRYSGLSRTIAGVSQKMLTQTLRTLERDGLISRSVTPSVPVRVDYSLTSLGVSLLPVMQAIKDWAETHIEQVAAARDTYDSRSTSPDAVAQSTERNEASRQIRRA, translated from the coding sequence ATGACGACCCGCACCACCGCTCAGCAGCGCGAGCAGGCGCGCATCGCCTACGACGCCTACCTCGCGACCTGCCCGGCCCGGCAACTCCTCGACCGGATCAGCGACAAATGGGTGAGTCTCCTGCTCACCGCGCTCGCCGACGGCCCGCAGCGCTACAGCGGTCTGTCCCGTACCATCGCCGGTGTCAGTCAGAAGATGCTCACCCAGACCCTGCGCACCTTGGAACGCGACGGCCTGATATCCCGCTCCGTCACGCCTTCGGTCCCGGTTCGGGTCGATTACTCCCTCACCTCGCTGGGCGTCAGCCTGCTGCCCGTGATGCAGGCCATCAAGGACTGGGCCGAGACCCACATCGAACAGGTCGCCGCCGCCCGCGACACCTACGACAGCCGCTCCACCTCCCCGGACGCTGTTGCTCAGAGCACCGAACGCAACGAGGCGAGTCGACAGATCAGGCGCGCCTGA
- a CDS encoding NADP-dependent oxidoreductase: protein MRAVVVRAFGGPEVLQIADVPMPVAAQGQVRIRVEAATVNPVDLATRSGALTEAGLLPARDVIGIGWDVAGTVEQTGPGVTGIKRGDQVIGLSDRLDVPIGTQAEHVVLDADAVTAAPAGVSPAPAATLPLNGLTAAQALDGLDLNPGQTLLVTGAAGAVGGFAIQLAVARGLRVVAVAGADDEPLVRGLGAELFVPRTARLGEAVRSLVPGGVHAALDAAVVGAAALDAVRSGGAFAALVAGGAPIPLRGIRVFNHWIRADGALLSRLAALVEAGSLTLRVAGTMPIDQVATAHRRLAGGGLRGRLVLTP from the coding sequence ATGCGCGCAGTTGTCGTCCGTGCTTTCGGCGGACCCGAGGTTCTGCAGATCGCGGACGTGCCGATGCCGGTTGCGGCACAAGGGCAGGTCCGCATCCGGGTGGAGGCAGCGACGGTAAACCCGGTCGATCTGGCCACTCGGTCCGGTGCGCTCACCGAGGCGGGCTTGCTGCCGGCGCGGGACGTGATCGGCATCGGGTGGGATGTCGCGGGAACCGTCGAACAGACGGGCCCAGGGGTCACCGGCATCAAGCGCGGGGACCAGGTGATCGGCCTGTCCGACCGGCTGGACGTGCCGATCGGCACCCAGGCCGAACATGTCGTGCTCGACGCGGATGCGGTCACAGCCGCGCCTGCGGGCGTCTCACCCGCACCAGCCGCCACGCTGCCCCTGAACGGTCTCACCGCCGCGCAAGCGCTCGACGGACTCGACCTGAACCCCGGGCAGACGCTGCTGGTGACCGGGGCGGCCGGTGCCGTCGGCGGCTTCGCGATCCAACTGGCCGTCGCGCGCGGGCTCCGGGTGGTCGCGGTCGCCGGAGCCGATGACGAACCGCTCGTCCGCGGGCTCGGCGCCGAACTGTTCGTGCCACGCACGGCACGGCTGGGCGAGGCGGTCCGTTCCCTCGTTCCGGGCGGTGTGCACGCGGCACTGGACGCTGCCGTGGTCGGAGCGGCCGCCCTCGACGCGGTGCGGTCGGGGGGCGCCTTCGCCGCGCTGGTGGCGGGAGGAGCGCCGATTCCGCTGCGCGGCATCCGGGTCTTCAACCACTGGATCCGCGCCGACGGCGCCCTCCTCTCCAGGCTCGCCGCCCTGGTCGAAGCAGGCTCCCTCACCCTACGCGTAGCCGGGACCATGCCCATCGACCAGGTCGCCACCGCCCACCGGCGCCTCGCCGGAGGCGGCCTCCGCGGTCGCCTCGTCCTCACTCCTTGA
- a CDS encoding dienelactone hydrolase family protein, with the protein MRFSLTSQTSTDGVTEQSFTLGEITGVLFTPQGATGPRPLILMGHGGGQHKKAPAVLAGAHRFAAEGGFAVAAIDAPNHGDRPKDEQFLQFAGAMRARMAAGEDPAGLVAAMHDLLAGQAVADWQAVLTAVQELGHVGAGPVGYWGVSMGCGLGVPLLAAEPRIRAAVLGLLGVHTLAAPAARVTVPVQFLLQWDDTRVPRDQALALFDALGSTDKTLHANPGDHGGIPAFETDNALRFFARHLGRKLLKE; encoded by the coding sequence ATGCGCTTCAGCTTGACCTCCCAGACGTCGACCGACGGCGTCACCGAACAGTCCTTCACCCTCGGCGAGATCACCGGCGTGCTGTTCACGCCGCAAGGCGCCACCGGTCCCCGCCCGCTGATCCTGATGGGACACGGCGGCGGTCAGCACAAGAAGGCCCCCGCCGTCCTCGCCGGCGCGCACCGGTTCGCCGCCGAGGGGGGTTTCGCCGTCGCCGCGATCGATGCCCCCAACCACGGCGACCGGCCGAAAGATGAGCAGTTCCTCCAGTTCGCGGGCGCCATGCGGGCCCGCATGGCCGCCGGAGAGGATCCGGCCGGGCTGGTCGCGGCCATGCACGACCTGCTGGCCGGGCAGGCCGTCGCCGACTGGCAGGCCGTCCTGACCGCGGTGCAGGAACTCGGCCACGTGGGCGCCGGCCCGGTCGGCTATTGGGGGGTGTCGATGGGCTGCGGGCTCGGTGTGCCGCTGCTCGCCGCCGAACCCCGGATCCGCGCCGCGGTGCTGGGCCTGCTCGGCGTGCACACGCTGGCCGCACCCGCCGCCCGGGTCACCGTGCCGGTGCAGTTCCTGCTCCAGTGGGACGATACGCGGGTGCCCAGGGACCAGGCCTTGGCGCTGTTCGACGCCCTGGGCTCGACCGACAAGACGCTGCACGCCAACCCCGGCGACCACGGGGGAATCCCCGCGTTCGAGACCGACAACGCGCTGCGGTTCTTCGCCCGGCACCTCGGCCGGAAACTCCTGAAAGAGTGA
- the ptsP gene encoding phosphoenolpyruvate--protein phosphotransferase: MPDPARPPRQRLSGLGVSPGRSAGPLVRMAGPPALPAARPVTDPAAEVATIAKALEAVAADLRRRAEGTSDTTAAEVLDALAMMAEDPMLREDAERHAQDGLDAPHALDAAFGAHRETLAALGGYLAERAADLDDLKYRAVAAALGLPMPGIPSPGHPYVLVAEDLSPADTAGLGAEVLALVTERGGPTSHTAILARSRGLPAVVACRGVLDVPDGTVVAVDGRTGDVTVGLTPQDAADVVERDRRERDRLAGSKGPGRTADGHPVKLLLNIGSAADLGPDAADAEGVGLFRTEFLYLNRRQPPSFEEQVAAYAEVFARTPLVVVRTLDAGTDKPLPFLGLPPEPNPALGIRGLRVDRVLPGVLDTQLDAIAEAARTTGGTPWVMAPMVTTVAEAADFARRARSRGLTQVGAMIEVPAAALQAEELLAELDFLSIGTNDLSQYTFAADRQHPGLADLLDPRQPALLKLIALCTEAGHAAGKPVGVCGEAAGDPLLAPLLVGLGVTSLSMAPVCVPAVRDELSRHTLEECRRLASP; the protein is encoded by the coding sequence ATGCCTGACCCGGCCCGCCCGCCCCGGCAGCGTCTGAGCGGTCTGGGCGTCAGCCCGGGCCGCTCGGCCGGCCCGCTCGTCCGCATGGCCGGCCCGCCCGCGCTGCCCGCGGCCCGGCCGGTCACCGACCCGGCCGCGGAGGTGGCGACGATCGCCAAGGCGCTGGAGGCGGTGGCGGCCGACCTGCGGCGCCGCGCCGAGGGGACCTCCGACACCACCGCGGCGGAGGTGCTCGACGCGCTGGCCATGATGGCCGAGGACCCGATGCTGCGCGAGGACGCCGAACGGCACGCCCAGGACGGCCTCGACGCCCCCCACGCCCTGGACGCGGCGTTCGGCGCCCACCGCGAGACGCTCGCGGCGCTCGGCGGCTACCTGGCCGAACGGGCCGCCGACCTGGACGATCTGAAGTACCGGGCGGTGGCCGCCGCCCTGGGCCTGCCCATGCCGGGCATCCCCTCCCCCGGCCACCCGTACGTGCTCGTCGCCGAGGACCTGTCCCCCGCCGACACGGCGGGACTCGGCGCGGAGGTGCTGGCGCTGGTGACGGAGCGGGGCGGCCCGACCAGCCACACCGCGATCCTGGCGCGCAGCCGGGGGCTGCCCGCGGTGGTCGCCTGCCGCGGCGTCCTCGACGTGCCGGACGGCACCGTCGTCGCCGTTGACGGCCGCACCGGCGACGTCACCGTCGGCCTGACCCCGCAGGACGCTGCGGACGTCGTCGAACGCGACCGCCGCGAACGCGACCGGCTCGCGGGCAGCAAGGGGCCCGGCCGGACCGCGGACGGCCACCCAGTCAAGCTGCTGCTCAACATCGGCTCGGCCGCCGACCTCGGGCCGGACGCCGCCGACGCCGAGGGGGTGGGGCTGTTCCGCACCGAGTTCCTGTACCTGAACCGCAGGCAGCCGCCGTCCTTCGAGGAGCAGGTGGCGGCCTATGCGGAGGTGTTCGCCCGGACGCCCCTGGTGGTGGTGCGGACGCTCGACGCGGGCACGGACAAGCCCCTCCCCTTCCTGGGTCTCCCGCCGGAGCCGAACCCCGCTCTCGGCATCCGCGGCCTGCGCGTGGACCGGGTGCTGCCCGGCGTCCTGGACACGCAGCTCGACGCCATCGCCGAGGCGGCCCGCACCACGGGCGGCACGCCGTGGGTGATGGCCCCCATGGTGACCACCGTCGCCGAGGCCGCCGACTTCGCCCGTCGCGCCCGCTCCCGCGGACTCACCCAGGTCGGCGCCATGATCGAGGTGCCGGCCGCCGCCCTGCAGGCCGAGGAGCTGCTGGCGGAGCTCGACTTCCTCAGCATCGGCACCAACGACCTCAGCCAGTACACCTTCGCCGCCGACCGCCAGCACCCGGGCCTCGCCGACCTCCTGGACCCGCGCCAGCCGGCGCTGCTGAAGCTCATCGCCCTGTGCACGGAGGCCGGCCACGCGGCGGGCAAGCCGGTCGGCGTGTGCGGCGAGGCGGCCGGCGACCCGCTGCTGGCCCCGCTGCTGGTGGGCTTGGGCGTGACGAGCCTGTCCATGGCCCCGGTCTGCGTACCGGCCGTACGGGACGAGCTGTCCCGCCACACCCTGGAGGAGTGTCGCCGCCTGGCCTCACCGTGA
- a CDS encoding HPr family phosphocarrier protein: protein MGLVHRTVIVASASGLHARPAKLFVQEAVRLGVPVRIRAGERTVPATSMLGVLSLGASRGTEVTLESDAPGAEEALDALAALLARDLDAEETLDA, encoded by the coding sequence ATGGGTCTGGTACACCGAACGGTGATCGTGGCCTCGGCCAGCGGCCTGCACGCCCGTCCCGCCAAACTGTTCGTGCAGGAGGCCGTGCGGCTGGGCGTGCCGGTGCGGATCCGCGCCGGCGAGCGGACCGTCCCGGCCACCAGCATGCTCGGGGTGCTGTCGCTGGGCGCCTCCCGGGGTACGGAGGTGACACTGGAGTCGGACGCGCCCGGCGCGGAGGAGGCGCTGGACGCGCTGGCCGCACTGCTCGCACGCGACCTCGACGCGGAGGAGACCCTTGATGCCTGA
- a CDS encoding zinc-dependent dehydrogenase, with translation MKVARFHAPGDIRVEDAPEPVAGPGELKIRVRNCSTCGTDAKIFKFGHHHIRPPRVMGHEIAGEVVETGERVQVIAAIPCGTCEECRRGRLTVCPNQESMGYHYDGGFAEYMIVPAKVLAVDGVNAIPDGVGFAEASVAEPLACVLNGQSLAGVGPGDDVVVMGAGPIGCLHVRLARARGAARVFLVDVNAERLTMAAELVTPDAVIDSDPVEQVLKLTGGRGADVVITAAASGAAQEQAVRMAARQGRISFFGGLPKDDPIIRLDSNLVHYRELTIVGANGSSPAHNAEALRLIADGRVPVADLITHRLPLTQVLDGIDLVSRGAAIKVTIEP, from the coding sequence GTGAAGGTCGCCCGATTCCACGCCCCCGGCGACATCCGCGTGGAGGACGCGCCGGAGCCGGTGGCCGGCCCAGGCGAGCTGAAGATCCGGGTCCGCAACTGCTCGACGTGCGGCACCGACGCGAAGATCTTCAAGTTCGGCCACCACCACATCCGCCCGCCGCGGGTGATGGGCCACGAGATCGCCGGCGAGGTGGTCGAGACCGGCGAACGCGTCCAGGTGATCGCCGCCATCCCGTGCGGCACCTGCGAGGAGTGCCGGCGCGGCCGGCTGACCGTCTGCCCGAACCAGGAGTCGATGGGCTACCACTACGACGGCGGCTTCGCCGAGTACATGATCGTCCCGGCCAAGGTGCTCGCCGTCGACGGCGTCAACGCCATCCCGGACGGCGTCGGGTTCGCCGAGGCGTCGGTGGCCGAGCCGCTCGCGTGCGTGCTGAACGGGCAGTCGCTGGCGGGCGTCGGCCCGGGCGACGACGTGGTGGTCATGGGCGCCGGCCCGATCGGCTGCCTGCACGTGCGGCTGGCGCGGGCGCGCGGCGCCGCCCGGGTGTTCCTGGTGGATGTCAACGCCGAACGGCTGACGATGGCGGCCGAGTTGGTCACGCCGGACGCCGTGATCGACTCCGACCCGGTGGAGCAGGTGCTCAAGCTCACCGGCGGCCGCGGCGCCGACGTGGTGATCACCGCGGCGGCCTCGGGCGCCGCGCAGGAGCAGGCCGTACGGATGGCGGCCCGGCAGGGGCGGATCAGCTTCTTCGGCGGGCTGCCCAAGGACGACCCGATCATCCGGCTGGACTCCAACCTGGTGCACTACCGCGAGCTGACGATCGTCGGCGCGAACGGCTCCAGCCCGGCGCACAACGCCGAGGCCCTCCGCCTGATCGCGGACGGCCGGGTGCCGGTGGCGGATCTCATCACCCACCGGCTGCCGCTCACCCAGGTGCTCGACGGGATCGACCTCGTCAGTCGGGGCGCGGCCATCAAGGTCACGATCGAGCCCTGA
- a CDS encoding PTS sugar transporter subunit IIA, whose amino-acid sequence MPDQPADAAAMRPDLLDPRAVLLHESAADRAEAIRRCGRVLVDVGAVAESYIDAMMERERSISTYVGEGVAIPHGTAAAKEVVRRDAICVVRFPGGVDWGGERVTLCVGIAAKGDGHVPLLAALADILLDPERARTLREATEVHQVIKELT is encoded by the coding sequence ATGCCTGACCAGCCGGCCGACGCGGCGGCCATGCGCCCCGACCTGCTCGACCCGCGCGCCGTGCTGCTGCACGAGAGCGCCGCCGACCGCGCCGAGGCGATCCGCCGCTGCGGGCGCGTCCTGGTGGACGTGGGCGCGGTCGCCGAGTCGTACATCGACGCCATGATGGAGCGCGAGCGGTCGATCTCCACGTACGTCGGCGAGGGGGTGGCCATCCCGCACGGGACGGCCGCCGCCAAGGAGGTCGTCCGGCGCGACGCGATCTGCGTCGTGCGCTTCCCCGGCGGCGTCGACTGGGGCGGCGAGCGGGTGACGCTGTGCGTCGGCATCGCCGCCAAGGGCGACGGGCACGTGCCGCTGCTCGCGGCCCTCGCCGACATCCTGCTCGACCCCGAACGTGCCAGGACCCTGCGCGAGGCGACAGAGGTCCACCAAGTGATCAAGGAGCTGACGTGA
- a CDS encoding PTS lactose transporter subunit IIB codes for MAGIDSKDIRKIIVACDAGMGSSVMLASQLRKQLRDTGVTVEHTPVNSIPADADVVLCHAGLAARARAAAPDKVLVPFQIFLGDPAVTRLVDAIKKGGTVHA; via the coding sequence ATGGCCGGCATCGACAGCAAGGACATCCGCAAGATCATCGTGGCCTGCGACGCGGGCATGGGCAGCAGCGTGATGCTGGCCAGCCAGTTGCGCAAGCAGCTCAGGGACACCGGCGTCACCGTGGAGCACACCCCGGTGAACTCCATCCCGGCCGACGCCGACGTGGTGCTCTGCCACGCCGGCCTGGCCGCCCGCGCCCGGGCCGCGGCCCCGGACAAGGTGCTGGTGCCGTTCCAGATCTTCCTGGGCGACCCGGCCGTGACACGGCTCGTCGACGCGATCAAGAAGGGCGGCACCGTGCATGCCTGA
- the mtlA gene encoding PTS mannitol transporter subunit IICB: MADTYTPPVYGTGVKATIQRLGGHLAGMIMPNIGAFIAWGLITALFIPTGWLPNEQLAKMVGPIITTLLPVLIAYTGGRMVHGQRGAVVGAVAVMGVIVGSDIPMFLGAMVIGPLTALILKYVDKFTEQRTKAGFEMLVDNFTAGIVGGAMAVAGMWGIGPVVRAITDTAGDAVGWLITHSLLPLASVLIEPAKVLFLNNAINHGVLGPLGVAEALKDGKSILFMLESNPGPGLGLLLAYMMFGPRQLRPSTPPAMIIHFFGGIHEIYFPYVLMKPRLILAVIAGGAAGVFTFMVTGAGLVATPSPGSIFAYLAVTPKGGWFGVILGILVATAVTFAVAAVLLGFGRGEKEEPAVDPAPSAESAQVTEAGTPVQDAPVRDASAQHDHEQDGRETRARSVPKEA, from the coding sequence ATGGCCGACACGTACACACCCCCGGTCTACGGAACCGGGGTCAAGGCCACCATCCAGCGGCTCGGCGGCCACCTGGCCGGCATGATCATGCCGAACATCGGCGCCTTCATCGCCTGGGGCCTGATCACCGCCCTGTTCATCCCGACCGGCTGGCTGCCGAACGAGCAGCTCGCCAAGATGGTCGGCCCCATCATCACGACCCTGCTCCCGGTCCTGATCGCCTACACCGGCGGCCGGATGGTCCACGGCCAGCGCGGCGCGGTGGTGGGCGCGGTGGCCGTGATGGGCGTCATCGTGGGGTCGGACATCCCCATGTTCCTGGGCGCCATGGTCATCGGCCCGCTGACGGCCCTGATCCTGAAATATGTGGACAAGTTCACGGAGCAGCGGACCAAGGCCGGCTTCGAGATGCTCGTGGACAACTTCACGGCCGGCATCGTCGGCGGTGCGATGGCCGTGGCCGGCATGTGGGGCATCGGCCCCGTCGTCAGGGCGATCACCGACACCGCGGGCGACGCCGTCGGATGGCTGATCACCCACAGCCTGCTGCCCCTCGCGTCGGTGCTCATCGAGCCCGCCAAGGTGCTGTTCCTCAACAACGCCATCAACCACGGCGTCCTCGGGCCGCTGGGTGTGGCCGAGGCGCTCAAGGACGGCAAGTCGATCCTGTTCATGCTGGAGTCGAACCCCGGGCCCGGACTGGGCCTGCTCCTGGCGTACATGATGTTCGGGCCGCGCCAGCTCCGTCCCAGCACCCCGCCCGCGATGATCATCCACTTCTTCGGCGGCATCCACGAGATCTACTTCCCGTACGTGCTGATGAAGCCCCGGCTCATCCTGGCCGTCATCGCGGGTGGCGCGGCCGGCGTGTTCACCTTCATGGTCACCGGCGCCGGGCTGGTGGCGACGCCGTCGCCGGGCAGCATCTTCGCCTACCTGGCGGTGACCCCGAAGGGCGGCTGGTTCGGCGTGATCCTCGGGATCCTCGTCGCGACGGCCGTGACGTTCGCCGTGGCCGCCGTCCTGCTCGGCTTCGGCCGCGGCGAGAAGGAGGAGCCCGCCGTCGATCCGGCGCCGTCCGCGGAGTCCGCGCAGGTCACCGAGGCCGGCACCCCCGTGCAGGACGCCCCCGTGCGGGACGCTTCCGCACAGCACGACCACGAGCAGGACGGCCGCGAGACGCGGGCCCGATCCGTACCCAAGGAGGCTTGA
- the pfkB gene encoding 1-phosphofructokinase, protein MILTLTLNPSLDRTIEIAALARGAVIRAAAAHLDPGGKGVNVSRALLANDVASRAVVPFGGDEGRQLVRLLAGEGLDMVTVPVSGATRSNVTLAEPDGTVTKINEPGTALSAGELDTIADAVLAAAHEADWVVASGSLPPEVPSDVYARLCRRFAGAGIHVAVDTSGPALVAALPAGPALVKPNAEELAAATGLPIRTVGDAVEAALKLRAAGARTVLASLGADGAVLVEDGAVWYGEAAVAERRSSVGAGDAMLAGFLAGGASGEAALVEALAWGAAAVGLPGSRMPGPADIHRDGVRTGPPDLSRPLTSVPAEPRSPKHVSGAPAPTDGRSAAPSEPGHPSTAPSGTTPLPEPPTPEPAHP, encoded by the coding sequence ATGATCCTCACCCTCACGCTGAACCCGAGCCTCGACCGCACGATCGAGATCGCCGCGCTGGCCAGGGGCGCGGTGATCCGGGCCGCTGCCGCGCACCTCGACCCGGGCGGCAAGGGCGTGAACGTCTCACGCGCCCTGCTGGCCAACGACGTCGCCTCGCGGGCCGTCGTACCGTTCGGCGGCGACGAGGGCAGGCAGCTCGTCCGCCTGCTCGCCGGCGAGGGGCTCGACATGGTCACCGTGCCCGTCTCCGGGGCGACCAGGTCGAACGTCACGCTGGCCGAGCCCGACGGCACCGTCACCAAGATCAACGAACCGGGCACGGCGCTGTCGGCCGGCGAGCTCGACACGATCGCCGACGCGGTGCTGGCCGCCGCGCACGAGGCCGACTGGGTCGTGGCCTCGGGCAGCCTGCCGCCCGAGGTGCCCTCCGACGTCTACGCCCGGCTGTGCCGCCGCTTCGCCGGGGCGGGCATCCACGTCGCCGTCGACACCAGCGGCCCCGCCCTGGTCGCCGCCCTGCCGGCGGGGCCGGCCCTGGTCAAGCCGAACGCCGAGGAGCTGGCCGCCGCCACCGGCCTGCCGATCCGCACCGTCGGCGACGCGGTCGAGGCCGCGCTCAAGCTGCGTGCGGCGGGCGCCCGCACCGTGCTGGCCAGCCTCGGCGCCGACGGCGCCGTCCTCGTCGAGGACGGCGCCGTCTGGTACGGCGAGGCGGCGGTCGCGGAGCGGCGCAGCTCGGTCGGCGCGGGCGACGCCATGCTGGCCGGGTTCCTCGCGGGCGGCGCGAGCGGCGAGGCGGCCCTCGTCGAGGCGCTGGCCTGGGGAGCGGCGGCGGTCGGGCTGCCCGGCAGCCGCATGCCCGGCCCGGCCGACATCCACCGCGACGGCGTCCGCACCGGCCCGCCCGACCTCTCCCGCCCCCTCACCTCCGTCCCCGCCGAACCCCGCTCACCCAAGCACGTCTCCGGTGCCCCGGCCCCCACCGACGGCCGGTCCGCCGCCCCCTCCGAGCCCGGTCACCCCTCCACGGCTCCCTCCGGCACCACCCCCCTGCCCGAACCACCCACTCCGGAGCCCGCGCATCCCTGA
- a CDS encoding DeoR/GlpR family DNA-binding transcription regulator yields MYAEERQQEILRRARVAGRVDVVTLADDLDVTTETIRRDLTTLERAGVLRRVHGGAIPVERLGFEPALSTRDEVMTGEKERIAKAALAELPQDGSVIIDAGTTTGRLVQVLPADRELTVVVNSPPLAIALASRANLNVILLGGRLRGRTLATVDDWALQPLSQLHVDVAFMATNGCSVAKGLTTPDPAEAAIKRAMVRAAQRSVLLADHTKFTNTYLARFAELREIDVVITDSGVDPALAADLAAAGPEVVRA; encoded by the coding sequence ATGTACGCCGAGGAGCGGCAGCAGGAGATCCTCCGCAGGGCGCGGGTGGCTGGCCGGGTCGACGTGGTGACGCTGGCCGACGATCTCGATGTGACCACCGAGACGATCCGCCGCGACCTCACCACCCTGGAGCGGGCCGGCGTGCTGCGCCGGGTGCACGGCGGGGCCATCCCCGTGGAACGGCTGGGCTTCGAGCCGGCGCTGTCCACCCGCGACGAGGTGATGACCGGGGAGAAGGAGCGCATCGCCAAGGCCGCGCTCGCCGAACTGCCCCAGGACGGCTCGGTGATCATCGACGCGGGCACCACCACGGGCCGTCTCGTGCAGGTGCTGCCCGCCGACCGCGAGCTGACCGTCGTCGTCAACTCGCCGCCGCTGGCCATCGCGCTCGCCTCCCGGGCCAACCTCAACGTGATCCTGCTCGGCGGCCGGCTGCGCGGGCGCACGCTGGCCACCGTGGACGACTGGGCGCTGCAGCCCCTGTCCCAGTTGCACGTGGACGTGGCGTTCATGGCCACGAACGGCTGCTCGGTCGCCAAGGGCCTGACCACCCCCGATCCGGCCGAGGCGGCCATCAAACGGGCCATGGTGCGGGCCGCGCAGCGCAGCGTGCTGCTGGCCGACCACACGAAGTTCACCAACACCTACCTGGCGAGGTTCGCCGAGCTGCGCGAGATCGACGTGGTGATCACCGACTCGGGTGTGGACCCGGCCCTGGCCGCCGACCTGGCGGCGGCGGGCCCCGAGGTGGTGCGGGCATGA
- a CDS encoding MmcQ/YjbR family DNA-binding protein: MVTVEDVRRLAATLPRSSEHLIRDRVKFRVGSIVYVAFSRDETVMGFAFPKEERAALVAAEPATFLLPPEGDLRFNWVCARTAALDLDEAHELVLEAWRMVVPKKVYADHLAAHPDTVARPVPGSASMPRAATPDRATDHEDPEPSRARPKQAL, encoded by the coding sequence ATGGTCACAGTGGAGGACGTGCGGCGGCTCGCGGCCACGCTGCCGCGCTCGTCGGAGCACCTCATCAGGGACCGGGTCAAGTTCCGGGTGGGCTCGATCGTGTACGTCGCGTTCTCACGCGACGAGACCGTGATGGGCTTCGCCTTCCCCAAGGAGGAGCGGGCCGCGCTGGTGGCCGCCGAACCGGCCACGTTCCTGCTGCCGCCGGAGGGGGACCTGCGCTTCAACTGGGTGTGCGCCCGGACGGCCGCTCTCGACCTCGACGAGGCGCACGAACTGGTGCTGGAGGCGTGGCGGATGGTGGTGCCGAAGAAGGTGTATGCCGACCACCTGGCCGCACACCCGGACACGGTGGCACGTCCCGTGCCGGGGAGCGCGAGCATGCCACGAGCGGCCACACCTGATCGCGCAACGGACCACGAGGACCCCGAGCCGAGCCGCGCTCGCCCGAAGCAGGCTCTCTAG
- a CDS encoding class I SAM-dependent methyltransferase codes for MDAVYTHGHHESVLRSHRWRTAGNSAAYLLPHLRPHMTLLDVGSGPGTITADLATVVRHVTASEVSAEALELARAEVAARGSANVDFAVADVQALDFADDTFCVVHAHQVLQHVGDPVAALREMRRVTRPGGIVAARDSDYAAFAWYPRLPALDDWMELYQRVARGNGGEPDAGRRLLSWARAAGFDDVTPTASVWCFATPEDRAWWGGMWAERVLHSEMARQALDRGAATEEGLRRMSEEWREWAAAGDGWLSITHGEILCRT; via the coding sequence ATGGACGCCGTCTACACCCATGGCCACCACGAGTCGGTGCTGCGCTCGCACCGGTGGCGTACGGCCGGCAACTCGGCCGCCTACCTGCTGCCGCACCTCCGGCCGCACATGACCCTGCTGGACGTGGGCAGCGGCCCCGGCACCATCACCGCCGACCTGGCGACCGTCGTCCGGCACGTGACCGCCTCGGAGGTGAGCGCCGAGGCGCTGGAGCTGGCGCGGGCCGAGGTGGCCGCCAGAGGGTCGGCCAACGTGGACTTCGCGGTCGCCGACGTGCAGGCCCTGGACTTCGCCGACGACACCTTCTGCGTCGTGCACGCCCACCAGGTGCTGCAGCACGTGGGCGACCCGGTCGCGGCACTGCGCGAGATGAGACGGGTCACCAGGCCCGGCGGGATCGTCGCGGCCCGCGACAGCGACTACGCGGCCTTCGCCTGGTATCCGCGGCTGCCCGCGCTGGACGACTGGATGGAGCTCTACCAGCGGGTGGCCCGCGGCAACGGCGGCGAGCCCGACGCCGGGCGACGGCTGCTGTCCTGGGCCCGCGCCGCCGGCTTCGACGACGTGACGCCCACCGCGTCGGTCTGGTGCTTCGCCACGCCCGAGGACCGGGCCTGGTGGGGCGGCATGTGGGCCGAACGCGTCCTGCACTCGGAGATGGCCCGGCAGGCGCTCGATCGCGGCGCCGCCACGGAGGAGGGTCTGCGGCGGATGTCCGAGGAGTGGCGGGAGTGGGCGGCGGCGGGGGACGGCTGGCTGTCGATCACGCACGGCGAGATCCTCTGCCGCACCTGA